From a region of the Zingiber officinale cultivar Zhangliang chromosome 4B, Zo_v1.1, whole genome shotgun sequence genome:
- the LOC121977053 gene encoding stress-associated endoplasmic reticulum protein 2-like produces MTISRRLADRKVAKFQKNIARRGSVPETTVKKGNDYPVGPIVLGFFIFVVIGSSLFQIIRTATSAGMA; encoded by the exons ACGATTTCAAGACGCCTTGCTGACAGGAAGGTTGCAAAGTTTCAGAAAAATATAGCAAGGAGAGGATCTGTACCTGAGACAACAGTGAAGAAGGGAAATGATTATCCTGTTGGGCCTATCGTCCTGGGATTCTTTATCTTTGTTGTCATAGGATCAT CTCTATTTCAGATTATTAGGACTGCCACTAGTGCAGGGATGGCATAG